Proteins from a genomic interval of Sporolactobacillus sp. Y61:
- the cas4 gene encoding CRISPR-associated protein Cas4, whose translation MTAKVTGTMVNYYIHCKRQCWLFSNKLNLEDNSEEVRIGRILHQLKEEKAKKKEVAIDNIKIDKLTPEYLVEIKKSDADLEAVKWQTLYYLYILREKGIDRKGKIEIIDKKKENRKIHYTELTDELVFQLKEIISLIQELIERPIPPLPINKSICKKCAYYTYCYI comes from the coding sequence TTGACTGCTAAAGTCACTGGTACAATGGTCAATTATTATATACATTGCAAGCGTCAGTGCTGGTTATTCTCTAATAAACTGAATTTAGAGGATAACAGTGAAGAGGTTCGGATTGGGCGGATCTTACATCAATTAAAGGAAGAAAAAGCAAAAAAGAAAGAGGTCGCAATCGATAATATCAAAATTGATAAATTAACTCCTGAATATCTTGTAGAAATTAAGAAATCGGATGCTGATTTGGAAGCGGTTAAGTGGCAGACACTTTATTATCTGTATATTCTCAGAGAAAAGGGGATTGATCGAAAGGGAAAGATTGAGATCATCGATAAGAAAAAAGAAAATCGAAAAATTCATTATACTGAGTTGACGGATGAACTGGTTTTTCAACTAAAAGAGATCATCAGTCTGATACAAGAACTTATAGAACGACCGATACCGCCATTACCAATTAATAAATCAATCTGTAAAAAGTGTGCTTATTATACTTATTGCTACATATGA
- a CDS encoding IS256 family transposase encodes MAHLQITLDEQLLHHLFIGNEKDSAMDDLLEMILNQVLNAQASEQINAEKYERSEKRTDYRNGSYPHQLKTRVGTLTLNVPRLRNGHFSTDLFHRYQRSEQALVLSLMEMVINGVSTRRVSRITETLCGTDFSKTTVSELCGHLDPIVEGWNNRPLKGCFPFLIVDAVYTKVRENGRVRSRGVLISYGINEEGYRTILGLKIDDSESTEAWNRYFSWLKARGLKGVDVVVSDDHGGLVSAVQRAFQGATWQRCQEHFLRNVRDRLPKPLKHEVADQVRAILHAPDVDTAQTLLHSFLKAYQEKAPRITEFVETAFDDVTAVLSLPEPYRRRLRTTNGMERLNEEFRRREKVIRIFPNQDSVVRLMGAVLMEQDEKWVSGRRYLKMDDYFDWKAKQPRSAKPGKVTTLYPKG; translated from the coding sequence ATGGCTCACTTACAGATTACTCTAGATGAACAACTTCTGCATCATTTATTTATTGGCAACGAAAAAGATTCGGCGATGGATGACCTCTTGGAGATGATTTTAAATCAGGTTCTGAACGCGCAGGCCAGTGAACAGATCAACGCCGAAAAATACGAACGGAGTGAAAAGCGGACGGATTATCGAAACGGTTCTTATCCTCATCAACTGAAAACACGCGTGGGAACGCTCACCCTGAACGTCCCCAGACTCCGTAACGGCCATTTCTCAACGGATCTTTTTCATCGCTATCAGCGCAGCGAACAGGCGCTGGTCCTTTCCCTGATGGAAATGGTGATCAACGGGGTGTCCACCCGGCGAGTCAGCCGAATTACCGAGACACTTTGCGGCACGGACTTTTCAAAAACGACCGTCTCTGAACTTTGCGGACATTTGGATCCCATCGTTGAGGGGTGGAATAATCGTCCCCTAAAGGGCTGCTTTCCCTTTCTCATCGTGGATGCCGTTTATACCAAGGTCCGTGAAAATGGGCGTGTCCGTTCCCGGGGCGTTCTGATCAGCTACGGGATCAACGAAGAGGGGTATCGAACGATTCTGGGGTTAAAAATCGATGACAGCGAGAGCACGGAAGCCTGGAACCGCTATTTCAGTTGGCTGAAAGCACGCGGCTTGAAGGGCGTTGATGTCGTCGTTAGCGATGATCATGGAGGACTGGTCAGTGCCGTTCAAAGAGCGTTTCAGGGCGCGACCTGGCAGCGATGCCAGGAACACTTCCTGCGCAATGTGCGTGACCGGCTCCCAAAGCCATTAAAACACGAAGTTGCCGATCAGGTTCGAGCGATTCTCCACGCGCCCGATGTCGACACAGCTCAGACCCTGCTTCACTCTTTTTTGAAAGCTTATCAGGAAAAAGCACCACGAATCACAGAGTTTGTTGAGACGGCCTTTGATGATGTGACTGCGGTGCTCTCCTTGCCCGAACCTTATCGCCGCCGTTTGCGGACAACCAATGGCATGGAGCGCCTCAACGAAGAGTTTCGCCGCCGCGAGAAGGTGATTCGTATTTTTCCCAATCAAGATTCGGTCGTCCGTCTGATGGGGGCCGTTCTTATGGAGCAGGATGAAAAGTGGGTGAGCGGCCGCCGTTATTTGAAAATGGACGACTATTTTGACTGGAAGGCCAAGCAACCCAGATCAGCGAAACCGGGTAAAGTCACTACCCTTTATCCAAAGGGATGA
- a CDS encoding type I CRISPR-associated protein Cas7, whose translation MKFRKRVYGVIGIESTMANWNADFSGRPKSTMSGQVFGSDKALKYAIKHYWAENGEKVLYIKSYMLGKKTGKLIPRDLTERYAYLFGEEVMKDDGSAKVLANLFSAIDVMNFGATFAVNKQNIGLTGVVQIGQGLNKYEDTKTEIQDILSPFRNSKKEEVNDSGQKDASSIGKKIISDEAHYFYPFSVNPYNYDPYVELVEGFEGYTEEAYQKFKEAALLSATALNTNSKSGCANEFALFITCKEGSKLYLPQLDNYLVYKKTGNKSIVDLVDVAALIEPYATEIEQAEIYYDPYKLEATSTDRFELKNLFTKEPVK comes from the coding sequence ATGAAATTCAGGAAGCGTGTTTATGGAGTAATCGGTATTGAGAGCACAATGGCCAACTGGAATGCTGATTTTTCAGGAAGACCAAAATCGACGATGAGCGGGCAGGTCTTCGGCAGTGATAAGGCTTTAAAGTATGCGATTAAGCACTACTGGGCAGAGAATGGGGAAAAGGTGCTTTACATCAAATCGTATATGCTTGGTAAAAAAACGGGAAAATTGATCCCAAGGGACTTGACCGAACGCTATGCTTATCTGTTTGGTGAAGAAGTGATGAAGGATGATGGATCGGCAAAAGTTTTGGCAAATTTATTCTCGGCGATTGATGTGATGAATTTCGGAGCTACCTTTGCTGTAAATAAACAGAATATTGGTTTGACCGGTGTGGTCCAGATTGGTCAGGGGCTGAATAAATATGAAGACACAAAGACAGAAATTCAGGATATTCTCTCGCCGTTTCGTAATTCAAAGAAAGAAGAAGTTAATGATTCAGGTCAGAAAGATGCATCATCGATAGGGAAGAAAATTATCAGTGATGAAGCTCACTATTTCTACCCTTTTTCGGTAAACCCGTATAATTATGATCCCTACGTTGAGCTTGTCGAAGGGTTTGAGGGCTATACTGAAGAAGCCTATCAAAAGTTCAAAGAAGCCGCACTTTTATCTGCTACGGCACTGAATACCAACAGTAAGTCAGGTTGTGCCAACGAATTTGCACTTTTTATTACCTGTAAAGAAGGCAGCAAACTGTATCTGCCCCAATTGGACAACTATCTTGTCTATAAAAAAACAGGCAACAAGAGTATCGTTGATCTGGTGGATGTTGCGGCCTTGATTGAGCCGTACGCAACTGAGATCGAACAGGCAGAAATCTACTATGATCCTTACAAACTGGAAGCTACAAGTACGGATCGGTTCGAACTGAAGAATCTTTTTACCAAAGAACCTGTGAAATGA
- the cas1b gene encoding type I-B CRISPR-associated endonuclease Cas1b: protein MAQSVKYLITMGELKRKDNSLIFRNEKGHRYLPIEGVKEIYCLNEVSLNTKLLDFLAKAQVTMHFFNYYHQYSGTFYPKEQLVSGRLLIQQARLFDEHRIIVAKAIVQGIANNIYSVLYHYYSHGAKELKPLIDWLRKNVPGLLSSSDLKINQVLFIEGTIWKRFYQSFKYFLPETFLMNKRVKRPPDNPMNAMISFGNSLLYAKTITQIYHTHLDQKISFLHDPGEGRFSLSLDLCEVFKPIIVYKTIFELVNHRKIQVGRHFDKELNYCLLNRAGKTAFIKAFDSRINETFQHATLKRKVSYQTAIKLDAYKLIKLCVEGQAFKPFDFREKC, encoded by the coding sequence ATGGCACAATCCGTGAAATATCTTATAACGATGGGAGAATTGAAACGTAAGGATAACTCACTGATTTTCCGTAATGAAAAAGGGCACCGGTATCTCCCGATCGAGGGAGTCAAGGAGATATACTGCCTCAATGAAGTCAGCTTAAATACCAAATTACTTGATTTTCTTGCTAAAGCACAGGTAACAATGCATTTTTTTAATTATTATCACCAATATTCAGGCACTTTCTATCCTAAAGAACAGCTCGTAAGCGGGCGCCTTTTAATTCAGCAGGCCAGGTTATTTGACGAACATCGGATAATCGTTGCCAAAGCGATTGTCCAAGGTATCGCAAACAATATTTATTCTGTTTTATATCATTATTACTCCCATGGTGCGAAAGAACTGAAACCTTTGATTGACTGGCTGAGGAAGAATGTGCCAGGTTTGCTGAGCAGCAGTGACTTAAAGATCAATCAGGTGTTGTTTATTGAAGGGACAATATGGAAGAGATTTTATCAGTCGTTTAAGTACTTCCTTCCTGAGACTTTTTTGATGAATAAAAGAGTGAAACGTCCACCAGACAATCCGATGAACGCCATGATTTCATTCGGTAATTCGCTGTTGTATGCGAAAACAATCACACAGATCTATCATACACATCTGGATCAAAAAATCAGCTTTTTACACGATCCCGGTGAAGGGCGGTTTTCACTTAGTCTTGATTTATGCGAAGTTTTTAAGCCGATCATCGTTTATAAAACGATATTTGAACTGGTAAATCATCGGAAGATACAAGTTGGCAGACATTTTGACAAGGAACTTAATTACTGTCTTCTCAATAGGGCTGGGAAAACAGCCTTTATAAAGGCATTTGACAGTCGAATTAATGAAACCTTTCAGCACGCGACATTGAAAAGAAAGGTGTCCTACCAGACAGCAATAAAACTGGATGCTTATAAACTCATAAAACTTTGCGTCGAAGGACAGGCTTTTAAACCGTTTGATTTTAGAGAGAAATGCTGA
- the cas2 gene encoding CRISPR-associated endonuclease Cas2, translating into MAVFHSNYAFLFYDVGEKRVQKIFKICKKYLYPYQNSVFRGPITPSKLIQLKRELKAKMDEDHDFVSILLLKNERDFREETIGQKNNQDPEDLFL; encoded by the coding sequence ATGGCTGTATTTCATTCGAATTACGCATTCCTGTTTTATGATGTCGGGGAAAAACGCGTGCAGAAGATCTTCAAAATATGCAAGAAATACCTTTATCCTTACCAGAACTCAGTTTTCCGTGGCCCAATTACTCCCTCAAAACTGATCCAGTTAAAAAGAGAACTAAAAGCAAAAATGGATGAAGATCATGATTTCGTGTCTATTCTTCTGCTTAAAAATGAACGAGATTTTCGTGAAGAGACAATTGGTCAAAAGAATAATCAAGATCCGGAAGATTTATTTCTTTGA
- a CDS encoding CRISPR-associated endoribonuclease Cas6, whose protein sequence is MSETTNELIITSLLLQNCHFSESQEQIGKFINRSMLLDPELKQLHGEERIFKGYVFSNFYPIEKDGYYKSGKVYVWRLRAVSESLLKKFRITVKKTTSAFIKTLATEIKIAPYRHISELYTINPAILTLEDNQPFLPTCDLLQLSHAIQTNLEKKCRYFTHNPGHVVQPLVRRIQMINRKPVKTRYKHMSMLGNKMKLFVSEDEFSQKLAQMALNTGLLEKNAILGSGFVVANFTGR, encoded by the coding sequence ATGTCTGAAACAACCAACGAACTGATCATTACTTCACTGTTACTCCAGAATTGCCATTTCAGCGAAAGCCAGGAACAAATCGGCAAATTTATTAACCGATCGATGCTTCTTGACCCGGAATTGAAACAGCTCCATGGGGAGGAGCGGATTTTTAAAGGCTATGTTTTCTCAAATTTTTATCCAATAGAGAAGGATGGCTATTACAAATCCGGCAAGGTATATGTCTGGAGACTACGCGCGGTTTCTGAATCATTGCTGAAAAAGTTCAGAATTACTGTGAAAAAGACAACTAGTGCATTTATAAAGACTCTGGCAACGGAAATTAAGATCGCACCATACAGGCATATTTCAGAACTTTATACAATAAATCCGGCTATCCTCACTTTAGAGGATAACCAGCCATTTCTTCCCACCTGTGATCTCCTGCAGTTAAGTCACGCCATCCAGACAAATCTGGAGAAAAAGTGCCGTTATTTTACACATAATCCTGGTCATGTTGTTCAACCACTTGTCAGGCGGATTCAGATGATCAATCGAAAACCTGTAAAAACGAGATACAAGCATATGTCAATGCTTGGAAACAAAATGAAACTTTTTGTATCTGAAGATGAATTTTCGCAGAAATTGGCACAAATGGCTTTGAATACCGGTTTACTGGAAAAGAATGCAATACTCGGGTCAGGCTTTGTCGTTGCTAACTTCACAGGGAGGTGA
- the cas3 gene encoding CRISPR-associated helicase Cas3': MWTSIRRLDDLLAHNSGERYETLQQHSDQTLFYYHQLEKIKHLDQILGHTISRIRFSGESLNQTIKSVLSEMFVKAVYWHDIGKINPAFQRQTLKNKKVAPLDYADTSHAMLSAILYLDLVWTKIDRLKADPKWTFLLRYFAFGFSYSVSRHHTGLLNIIGDDCEEKTYLNDLENYLTKLEAHPRLLRYYKKADRVLQAFPINKIRNTQAKVRHRVSPLTTYILIKLCYSCIVSCDFFATQRFMKNQEVPLYTLTDKDKKILYRYYANKPLYQSIRHYQDDVEHFNVEPINKLRSELFLESERQLRRHQNEHMFFLEAPTGSGKTNISINLSLTLLKNDADLQKVLYVFPFNTLTEQTKETLDDIFPKNLQQKYPVSIVNSAEPIMSKKKAAKASQEKIDYESELLKYQTIQYPFTLTSHVHLFNFLFGSTRQANLGLVHLANSVIILDEIQSYKNELWPAIAQLLYEYAQCLNIRMIIMSATLPKIDAFLPESRRFVNLVPRREKYFNDPLFKNRVHLNFKLLDCPRDALFDHMCQIIDHNGPKRYLFEFIYRSAARDFYDKFCEKYPDKLVIELTGDDNNYYRKEIIDQLNHTNNGQWALNDVIIVATQVIEAGLNIDMDIGFKDISLFDSEEQFLGRINRSCKRQGCTAYFFNYSDATVLYGQDSRLEYDLNDQSVRQALIEKNFKPLYEKAFQWIRPGDNDPLLSHIKRLRYKDVEDDMRLIDQVAVTLYLPYHLEINQRIIDGEKLWHDFRQLLRNRSLPYAEKTIKLSQIQVEMSYFTYPFYLKKGTLPLYADEEQIVGDLFYISCGSEYMKKDERTGYYKFDRKKYMADSGSDFL; this comes from the coding sequence ATGTGGACAAGCATTCGCCGGTTGGATGATCTGCTGGCTCATAACTCAGGAGAACGTTATGAGACATTGCAGCAGCACTCTGATCAGACGTTATTTTATTATCACCAGTTGGAAAAAATCAAACATCTGGATCAAATCTTAGGGCATACGATCAGCAGAATCCGATTCAGTGGGGAGTCTCTGAATCAGACCATTAAATCAGTTCTTTCTGAGATGTTTGTTAAAGCGGTTTACTGGCATGATATCGGCAAGATTAATCCCGCTTTTCAACGACAGACTCTGAAAAATAAAAAGGTAGCGCCTCTCGATTATGCCGATACAAGTCATGCTATGTTGTCGGCCATTCTGTATCTTGATCTTGTCTGGACTAAAATTGACCGATTAAAGGCGGACCCAAAATGGACCTTTTTATTACGATACTTCGCATTTGGGTTCTCGTACTCTGTCTCCCGCCATCATACCGGACTTCTGAATATTATTGGTGATGACTGTGAAGAAAAAACGTATTTGAACGATCTAGAGAATTATTTGACCAAATTAGAGGCCCATCCCAGGTTACTGCGTTACTATAAGAAAGCAGATCGTGTACTTCAGGCATTTCCAATAAACAAAATAAGAAATACTCAGGCAAAGGTTCGTCACAGAGTATCACCATTGACGACATACATTCTGATTAAACTCTGCTATTCGTGCATCGTCTCCTGTGACTTTTTTGCGACTCAGCGGTTTATGAAGAATCAGGAAGTTCCTCTGTACACACTGACTGATAAAGATAAGAAGATACTGTATCGTTATTACGCAAATAAACCCCTTTATCAGTCAATCAGACATTATCAGGATGATGTAGAGCATTTCAACGTTGAACCGATTAATAAACTGAGAAGCGAGTTGTTTCTGGAGTCTGAGCGGCAACTAAGGAGGCACCAGAATGAGCACATGTTTTTCCTTGAAGCACCGACGGGAAGCGGGAAAACGAATATTTCTATAAATCTTTCGCTGACGTTGTTAAAAAACGATGCTGATCTTCAAAAAGTACTCTATGTATTTCCATTCAACACGCTTACAGAGCAGACAAAAGAGACACTGGATGATATTTTCCCCAAAAATTTGCAGCAGAAATATCCTGTTTCGATTGTTAACTCAGCTGAACCAATCATGAGTAAGAAAAAAGCGGCAAAGGCATCTCAAGAAAAAATTGATTATGAAAGTGAATTACTTAAATACCAGACGATTCAGTATCCTTTTACTCTGACTTCACATGTCCATCTATTTAACTTTTTGTTTGGATCAACCAGACAGGCGAATTTAGGGCTTGTTCATTTGGCAAACAGTGTCATTATTTTAGATGAAATCCAGAGCTATAAAAATGAGCTGTGGCCGGCTATCGCCCAATTATTATATGAGTATGCACAATGCCTGAATATACGCATGATTATTATGTCAGCGACACTTCCAAAAATCGATGCATTTTTACCGGAATCCAGACGTTTTGTTAATCTTGTGCCACGCAGAGAAAAGTATTTCAATGATCCATTGTTTAAAAATCGGGTACATTTAAATTTCAAACTGCTGGATTGTCCGAGAGATGCATTGTTTGATCATATGTGTCAAATCATTGATCATAATGGACCAAAACGGTATTTGTTTGAATTTATTTATCGCAGTGCTGCACGTGATTTCTACGATAAATTCTGTGAGAAATATCCGGATAAATTGGTGATTGAACTAACGGGTGATGACAACAACTATTACCGGAAAGAAATCATTGATCAATTAAATCACACGAACAATGGTCAATGGGCACTTAATGACGTGATCATTGTTGCCACCCAGGTCATTGAAGCTGGTTTGAATATTGATATGGACATTGGCTTTAAGGATATCTCGTTATTTGACAGCGAGGAGCAATTTCTTGGCAGAATCAATCGATCGTGCAAACGTCAAGGTTGTACTGCTTATTTTTTCAACTATTCCGACGCAACCGTGCTTTATGGCCAGGATTCCCGACTGGAATATGATCTGAATGATCAATCTGTCAGACAGGCTCTGATTGAAAAGAACTTCAAACCCCTTTATGAAAAGGCCTTTCAATGGATCCGTCCTGGTGATAATGATCCGTTATTGTCGCATATAAAAAGGCTGCGCTATAAAGACGTAGAAGATGATATGCGTTTGATTGATCAGGTTGCAGTGACCCTTTATCTGCCTTATCATCTGGAAATTAATCAACGAATCATTGATGGAGAAAAGCTTTGGCATGATTTCCGCCAGTTACTCCGCAATAGGAGTCTGCCCTATGCTGAGAAGACGATAAAGCTTTCACAGATACAAGTAGAAATGAGTTATTTTACCTATCCATTTTATCTGAAAAAAGGGACATTACCTCTTTATGCAGATGAGGAGCAGATTGTTGGCGATCTGTTCTATATTTCATGCGGGAGTGAGTATATGAAAAAAGATGAGAGAACGGGTTATTACAAATTTGACCGAAAAAAATATATGGCGGATAGTGGGAGTGATTTTCTTTGA
- the cas5b gene encoding type I-B CRISPR-associated protein Cas5b: MICLETVAFELKGKFAFFKKPDVNSKIYFTYSHIHKIALLGLLGSILGYGGYTQQYEAIREAGTNKDNQYPEFYQCLKHLNVAIVPHGDCGYFAKKIQSFNNSVGYASREEGGNLIVREQWLENPHWTIYLFKNNEMDTTVFENLKRAIIHRQSVYVPYLGKNDHMAVIDNPRVCESTLIRDVHEINSLYYEIPGIIFDDFADPPENSSFYYFEEMMPWKLDPKLNYYKFRTVCLTNKFIESIPRKSVFYKTEGKTLALL, encoded by the coding sequence GTGATCTGTTTGGAAACCGTCGCCTTTGAATTGAAAGGGAAGTTTGCTTTTTTTAAAAAGCCGGATGTGAACAGTAAAATCTACTTTACCTATTCACATATTCACAAAATAGCGTTGTTAGGTCTTCTGGGCTCGATACTTGGGTATGGCGGGTACACACAGCAGTATGAAGCGATCAGGGAGGCAGGAACGAATAAAGATAACCAATACCCTGAATTTTATCAGTGTCTGAAACACCTGAATGTAGCGATTGTTCCCCATGGCGATTGTGGCTACTTTGCTAAAAAAATACAAAGTTTCAATAATTCAGTAGGCTATGCCAGCCGGGAAGAAGGTGGCAATCTCATCGTAAGAGAGCAGTGGCTGGAAAATCCACATTGGACCATCTATCTTTTTAAGAATAACGAAATGGACACGACTGTTTTTGAGAATCTGAAAAGGGCGATTATCCATCGACAATCGGTCTATGTTCCCTATCTCGGAAAAAACGATCATATGGCTGTTATTGATAATCCCCGTGTCTGTGAAAGTACATTGATCAGGGATGTGCATGAGATCAATTCTCTGTATTATGAGATACCTGGTATTATTTTTGATGATTTTGCCGATCCTCCGGAGAATTCATCCTTCTACTATTTTGAGGAAATGATGCCCTGGAAGTTGGATCCAAAACTGAATTATTATAAATTCAGGACTGTCTGCCTGACCAATAAGTTCATTGAATCCATTCCTCGTAAAAGTGTGTTTTATAAGACAGAAGGAAAGACTCTGGCATTGCTTTAA